The genomic DNA taaatataactacttattacataaatcttcttctttgtttagacttcttgtatgcctcgtcttcttctttgtatcacctccattggatagccttcttgagtgttcaattacattacatagattgaaagtaaaactaatctaatgaacttacaagaataactcgagttacattcgagatttatgattacaaagattgacgacatgcaagtcgtatttaaaaccaaaaccaaaaccattacactaaggtcgaaaggttATAActatccaccatgctcatacaacacataaaagcatgttaaaacacataatctgatcttaacatatcatattatccatgatctaatcataaaaaaaaatatgacaaaaatcagaaaaatcagaatcaaatcagaaaaacaagaattactgtttacgggcagtaaacgacgtgAAACGCATTACAGAggagtcgttgatagctttagctatcaggtttgttcagacgctcgtttacctatggaatagggtattcgtttgcgtaaatcggacaccagacccagatttcagcaaatctgcagcagccaattcagaatccttatctaatatgattctcataattagaacaaacataaatcatgtatatatcagtatatatacagattacataatcatcttatgattatacaattcacatgaatatcatatactcaaaaccatacatatataagcatattatatcaacatcaaatcatggcgaatcacgtacatgctcatatatcgaaaacagttaaacacataaacgaattaaaaacttttcgcaagtatctctgatgccattgaagggttttagcacataaacgcaacgaaaacgtaaatttaaatcttaaaaaaatgaaaccctccgcaggatccatgcgaaaaataatatttaattcgtagttcagtatgtttaccttaagaagctttacgttaatggaaagatggaggtctttaatagcgatccaagaacgatgaacgaaaatccctagcagttgctcctcaagtgtgaagcactccaccggtatccaccaagagtacaatgtgatggaggaggaagaagttgagagaattagttgtcaccctcttgttctactttagaattagggttaattatttgggttgaggcaaatagggtttataatagtatatttataggcaaaattttcagctgaaaattttccataaaatattattattattaaccctttaattgattattcttattaaccaattaactaataactaaaacaccttttaatcattaatcctttttataaacatattagaaaaataattctctcacttgatttaatttccaaaattaaattcttaattaataatattgaGAATTAATTagatctcatttaatcaattattaaatcagctaattaattatttatttcataaataaataattaccagccattattaattaattcctccaccattaaatcattctcttttatggtgtgaccctttaggttcaatattaagccggtagtagaaataaataataataaaactattttatcattatttatataaattctctaattcattaaatatgattaattaataaattaatcatatttattctacatcgtgagggatacttctcagcatatcgcgactatccggataatacgaattcactgcttggaataccaagaacctattcagtgagtagttaccgtacaatcaattccttctaccctgcaatgtcatgattaaatacaaggcatggaacttgtggcaagcctatcttatttaatcatttgctttcccattcactatgcttagttctatttaatgtaaattagaaactcctttctaatttcattcactctggccagagattcctgaactagcataagtggatcagcattgaacattctcttccttcactggaaggggtagatcctttattgatcatacactatcatcgtgtacaaattcctatacccagtagagcccttataattgtccctggagactaagaactaaaccaaaacataattcagtgtacacaagatgactatgatgacctcaagtctaaggatacttgtacaactatcactatgtgaacaactactgacacgtgagtgaactccatcagttgttcagctgtgtgagtcatgttcagtgaacttattctataataagcacctacatactagctatagtgtcaccacacaaatgtctatgagaacagacatccatcataatgaagcaagcatagtatgtaccgatctttgcggattactaattacaagttagtaatcctacgaccagaaaatatttaattttagagttatcatcttttaggtctcattattatgatctcatcataatccataaaaaactttactctaaactatggtatatcttatttaaacacttaaatagataaagcccgcaataaaagcaaaataaatcttttattaatatcaatgaaatcaaaacatattacataaaagttattcctaaatcatcatacatgattggacttaggacacatctctttcactgTGTTCATGTTGTTAATCTTTGTACTGATGATGAAGAATGATGGGGAGGTTGTAGTGAAGAGACAAAATGAAATAGTTTAATTTTGTTAAATTTCTTACCTATGTACTACAGATGCATGTAATGCAAGTATGATTGAATGACAAGAAAATTAAGCCCATATCAAAGTTTCAAACTTAAATTAAGCATACCAAAGTGAAATCAAAAGCTGCAGTTCAGTTTTGCAACACATCATAACAAAAGAAATCAGATCTTTAAAAGTAAACAAAAGCACTGCTTAATGTCTGAAATTGAACAAGATCAACTTAAACAAAAGAGCATTCTTCAAGTGTCCTTGTCCTTCCCTTTTCCTGATTGTTTTGCCTTGGCATCATTCCTCAAATTATTACTTGTTACCTCAATAGCAGCTCTCAAAGCCCCTGAAGTTATGACATTTTTCCCATGAGAGAGGAAAGGTGCAGATTTCAGCTTTGTTTTCCCAATTATGGTCTTGAATTGCTTCACAAGTGGTGGCATTTGTTTCTCCATCTTCATTGGCATTATCCTCATCAGGTGCTTGAATCGTTGGCTGTGCAGAACTTGATGCCTCAGGGTTAAGATCAGGGCATGTTCTTTTGTTATGCCCTGCTTTCTTACACTTCCCACATCTACATTTGAATATAATAAAATTAGTCTAAATCTAACATTTGAATTAAAATTTCAAGTTTTGAAAGTAAGCATTAACTCACAGTCATCTGAGTAGTCCTGCTTAATTTTGTCACTCCATCATGTACAATTACTTGGGTTTCTATTGGTTCAGCTCTTCTTCTTTTTTTGGGTCTCCCTGGTTGCTTCTGAACAATAGGTGGTTTTAGCACCAAACCAGATTTTGTTCAATGCTTATGTCCATTCATACGGTAAATTATTCCAGAGTAAGCCTTTTTGTATGCATTGGTTGAATACAGTTGGTCCACATAATCCTCTACATTGTAACCTAACCTATTCAGACAACTTATAGCATGGTGACAATGGATCCCAGTAAGGTCCCATCTTCTACATCCACATGTTCTATTGCCTATGTGAACAGCAAACTTAGAGCCATTAACAGTTGTAACTTCAAATTCATCATACCCAGCATATGAACTATAACAGCCTCCACTCCATTTCTTAAATTTATCTAGCAACTTATAGATTTTTGGTGTAAATTTCCTATCATCCCAACCATTTAATTCTTCTCTTTTACTCTGCAATCTATTCATCATGTACTCTCTTATCATTTCAAGCATCACTAGTATACCCTGATCCCTAGCCCATAAAATGCATCTATTGAAGGACTCACACATGTTGTTCAACAGAAGATCATATTTGGTATCAGTCTTAAAATGAGACCTTGTCCAGTGATGGAAAGACACATTTGTTAGCCATTGCCAAGCTCCTACATTTTCCTCCTTGACAATGTTCATGGCATTCTGAAAGGACTCTACATTAGAATCAGACCATTTTCCAAATCCTTACTAGGATTCCTATAGTACATACAAAATAGTCCACTATGACCTATAGCTTTAGTTCGAGCTCTCAAATTATCATGAGTCAATTCCCCTTCAGATTCAAAATAGTACAGTGTCACTCGACCACCAATATATTCAGTTCGTGGTTCCCATTTTAACCTCCCACCATGATATAAGGTCAAATTTATAATACCATCACCTTCAATTgcaaaataaatcaagtataaGCACATTTAACAGCGTGGATACATAATTAAGTCTCTACAAAAACACCCACATAATTATCACAACATGCAACATCAATATACTTCATATATACACAAAACCATCTAATATTTAACAAGATAAGTAACATTAAAGGCTAACTCATACAAAAATAAAGACgatcaattaaaaatcagaatgATAGTTTAAGAAATCATACCAGTAGAGAGTTCATCTGCATCGCCCATGATTTCAGACCAGTAAACGCCGTTGATCAGATGAAAATTAGAATAAAAAAGGTTAGATGAAAGTGAGAGAGTTGAAGGAGACGAAAAGATAAGGGATTTTATGTTCTATACTTACAGTGTCGGAATATCGGGTGTTAAAAAACTGAATTAACCCAGCCGATTTAGGCTGCTCTGTAACGTTAATAAGGCCCAACTCGGCCCAAGGGTTAAAAGGTATGTTTTTGATACCGGGGGCGAAAGAGTATGACTTTAAATATAAAGGGTTTATGGGTGCACGGGTGCAAACCTCAAGGCTGAAAGGGTTTATGGGTGCACGGGTGCAAACCTCAAGGCTGAAAATGTCATTAAGCCTATGAAAAAAATAGCTAACAGTCTTAAGCATGAGTAGTAATCATAAAACCATCCAGTATATATGTAGGTAAATAAATAGAAAGATAGAGTCAACACATGAGATGCCAACTGCGAGCGACAATGATGTATAGTCAATTAAGTTTACATTGCATCTGTTAGTAGGCTATATAAGTTGTAACCGTTACTTTTCTGCAACAATTCTAGTACAACTTGTCTAAGATCTCTTCACCTAGATGTTCTATGTAACAATTCTAGTACAATTACAAATTCCGAGCTACTCTAACTACCCATCCTTCCTTAGCTGCCTGCATCTGTTGCTGTGGCTCCAGAAATTCCAATGTTCTTAGCCTCAAAACTCTGCATATCAGAACATACATATTAAGGTTTAGTTTATGCAAAACAgtagtaattctaaaaattaagAGTGAATACAAACCAAGTGTATCTACAAAGATGATATAATCTATGTCTGAATAAAATATAAACACGATCGGATAACTAAAGTTTTGTTGGTGCCAACTAAGCTATCCATCAAAGGGAACAGAGGGGATATGGTCTTTCCTGCATCGGAAGAGAGATTCAAGGGGTTCATTTTGAGGTTCTTAAAGGATACATCAAATGAGTATCACACATGATCAGTGATACTGGCAGTTCTGCTATCGTCTACGGAACATGTTACTATTTGCATGCCACTATATATAAAAGAAATCTGAATTTAGTTATGAACTACTTCCTAGTCCTACCGTGGAAGTTCAGAAACTTGTAGTCAGGCAAGTGTACTATAGTTTATAAATTATCATCTATTGTAAAGCAATCACACATTTGTTTCTCGATATATACTACAATTTTTTTTCAATATCTTAGATTTTTTTTAGGTATTCAAGAACAGTAGAGGGAGTAAAGCCACAAAGCAACTGCACTGTTGATGTCTACTTAGTTAAATTGGTGACAAAACCGGGGTATACTTAAAGATTACTTGCAGAGTGCCAGAGGCAGCCCAAGTAACATAGAGGGTCTAAATGAGATAAAATTTCTCATATGAAGTGAAAATCAAACTTTTGTGAGGATAGACTTATACCTTGTTTCTGCTTGATTTAATCACTGCCTTCAATAGATTGTCTCCAGCAATTTGCCTCACCGTCCTTACCAGTTGGTTCCTCGTAAACTTGTTTGCCTATTACAAAACaattagaaaaaaaaaaaaagaaaaacatcTCAGCTATGTATTCCATGCACCAACATTTGTGACAATTAAGATATTTCAAGGAAAATGGTCATACCAGAAATGCAGTGTGGCATCTGGCAATCAAAACCATTTGTGAAGGTGCTAAATATGTTTGAAGATTCGACATTAGTTTGGGAAAGCTCATGTAAGGCGACTTAGGTATCAAAGCAGGTCCCTGCATACTCCTGGGTGAACCTTAAGATAAAACATAAGACATGAAATTAGAGCATTGAatctcaaaatcaacaaaaaatAACAAAAGTTGTTAAACAATATATACCAGTCAGTGAAGGCGCCTTGAAACTAATAAGGAAACAGGGAAGAATGTGAGTGTTCATGTAACAACTCCACACAATGTACTTCTTGGGTTCATCCAAATTATCCACACCAGTATCAAACTCCTCCGAACTAGGTTGAGACTGCTCCGAACCAGCACATATCTGTTCCATTTTTCCCAGTATAACACGACACAATAAAATGTGTCTCAACCCACTCTCATCAACATCTGATGATGATACACTGCAAAATACTAACAGTTATTAGATATATACCACACTCATAATTAACTTAAATAGAGGTATCTCTATTTAAGCATTCCAATTCATAAGATGATAATATTACTATTATAAACTGAAATTTcagaaagagaaaaaaaaaaaagagatgTAACTAGTAAGTAggaaataaaactatcaaaaattTAGTCGAGCCAGTGGAGAAATGAGTTTTCCATGGCTCGTTTCAGCTTCTAAGATAATATCATAATAAACAAGTTCGTTGCTCACAAGGACAAAATGATCACAATGCTGGTCACAAAACACCTCATTTGTCAGTTGTCACATTTATTATTGAGTTATTCGTATTTTAACTAGAACAAGTACATGTAAATATGTAACAAACTCTTAAATTAGTATGAATCGAAGATTAAAATCCGAAAGATTATAAATTAAAATCGTTGCTAACCTGTCAAAAGGAAATTTAGCAGGAGACAGATACACTCCCCGTCCGTATAAATCTCCATTAGCAGGCGAATTAACATATGCAAACCCGTGAGAAATTACATCACAAATCTCTTTCTTCGAACCACCGTACCATGCAAATTTGACATTAGGATTACCCCCGGTTTTTCTCGAAACCGCCTCGGAAAAAACTCGAAAACTTTGTAGCCTGCCTTGACCCGATAAACCGGAAAATGACTTCTTACGAACCGCCACAACTTTTACGTGCTGCCCAAGCTTTCCCATACCCATAACAAGACAGTTCTTGATGACGTCATGCTCCCCGGCTCTAATTGTTCCGGTGTTGGGCTTAGAAGTAATTGATGCATCTGAATGAGCTGCGAGGATCTCGTAGTTGTCTTCTGTGAACGAACCTTCTTGTTGTTGTTCGATATAATTCATCTCGTTTGTTTTGATGTAACCTCTCAAAGCGTGAGATTgtattatgaatatatatagaGGTGGAGGATAAGAAATTGATGTGTTGATTAGTTAGTAGGCAAGTTTACTTGGATCGGTGGAAAAGCTTTAGATAAAGACAATGATTTTATGTAATTAAAGCTATACTATACAATACAATACACACACGTAAAGTGTGACATGTAGAAGACGCAATTAAACCGACTTGAGTGTAAAAGAACGTTTTGTATTTTTGGCCAAATGTTTGAAAAATTTAGAATTTTCGTGCCGCCTCGGAATAGTAATAAATCAATATGGTCACGTTATGTGTCGGGATGGTGCTATACTATATATGGAAAGAAAAGGAAGATAAAAGATGAATCTCGATGATCCTAAAATAAGTATAGAATAGTCACATAGGTTTTGCTCAGATCCACCTGCTTGCTAAATGGTTTCTATTTCTTTGGCAGCAAGTTTCTCTTACCACTGTAGTTGTTTTATTTCGAATCAATACAATTACACTATATGctgttaaaaataaaataaaatgcaGTTACCCTATATAATTTGCGCCAAGTGATCGATAAAATCTCGCTTGTTCAGCCGAATTGTAGTCATTATTAGAAATTTTTTGATGATCTTTTTCACATTATTTTTTCGTCTCATGTCTATTGGTTTTCCtctaattttatatatttttaatagtGAGTTATCTTTTACGTTTTAACAAATAAATGACACGCATACGAAGACTACATATAGTGTAGGTGACAAGGATAAACTGTCGGGAAAAAGTATATTTATAGAATGGGGAAGATGCGTTGATCTCCTAATATTCGTGAATGAAAAGGGTGACGCAGTTGACAAGTAGAAAATGTGGAGGTTGTCTTGTGAGAGATATTTTCGGATCCGAAGGCGTTGACAAATTTCCTGTAAGAAAAGGAGCCGTATGCCGTTGGAAATTTTACGACCATTAGCGCATGTTTTATATTTGGACGTCAATTGTCTTTATAATTTTAATTCTATAACTTTAAAAAAACATTTTAATTTTATAGCTTAACACTACTACTTACATgtataataataaattttatgTATTTTTTGAGCATATATATTTGTAATATATTGATAAATCAGATTCCTGGAGGCCAGTGTTATCCGACTATTTACATGATGCTCTACGAGAAATAATAAAGATCAAAAAATTGTTTTTCTATGTTGTGCTTTTTTCCCGTCCTTGTTTCCTTTCCTTATTTTGATAATCACATTCTTATTAATAGATActcgataaataaatattttataaacggATAATCCCGTGAAATAAATACTTTTATCGATTTTGacataatataaataatataatttttttccttgataaaataaataattttaattaataatttagctatttagattttaaaaatattcattatcgAGGTTTAACTGGATTATCCACAAATTCACGATGCCCCGAATCGCTGCTAAATTGACTTTGTACCTTACAATTTGATGAGCTAATGGGCCCAAAAGCAAGGCCTTTTCAATTGTTGAACTGGACCCTTTTTCATCAAAAAAATGTACTTGTAACTTGTCGATTAATATTTCCTTTCCCACGTAGATCACGATTTAGATAAGAACAATTTTTATGCTAAAACAGTGAAAATAATTGTTTTGCACTTTTTTTAAAGTGCAGAATAATTGTTCGACATGCTTTTAACGTTTTAATGGTTCAATATGtattgtatttttatttcttaCAATTCTCATTAAATATTACGTGATGTGTGATTATTTCTCACAATTTTCACACAATTCTTACTAAATTACGTGACTACTGTTTGCTCTCACTAGAGTCTATGTAATAGTTTAATATGAATTAAAAACATATTTAAAACTTGTTTTTATAAAAAGAAGTCCTGGATTGTGAGATTGTATGCGTTAATTTGAATTAAATCACACATTTATCTTTAGTTTCACGACTATTTATATATTCTTATAAAGGAAAATCTGAGATGCTTCACGTGACTTACTCAAAACAACGTAATCtcatttttctatttttcttgTGAATTCGCTATCAGCCTACTCTCTCCATCTTTCTCATTATTGCACATTGATTGATGAAATGTCGAGAGACAATTTTGTATTTAGTTTACATCATTTTATCTTCTGAAACTGATCCAGCGGAATTTACACCAATCGTATGGGGTGGAATTCTTGTTTTTTATATTCCTATAATTTAATTTGGACGTATTGTTTAAGTTAATCAAAGAGTGAACTGCAATATGTATACCAAGAGTTTCTGAAATGTACATTTGTGTACCTATAGTTTCATATCTAGTTAAACTAATGCTGAAGTTTAAAGGATGTTGCAAAAAGCATACTTTTGTTAACTGATTCTAATACCGTAAGGGTAATTATATCAAATTACATGGACAACGGCTCTATTTTCTTATAAACGTGTATATAATTGTGTAATCGGCAGAATACGGGTTTTTGCCCCAAATTTGAAAACCTAATTGTTAAATTAAGTTCTTGTGCAAGAAATCGATGGATGAATATTGTGTATGTTGTAAGTTGGTCGTAGAACGGTGTCCTTGGATGGAGAACATTGTTAGTCGTAGGTTTGTAAAATATAATGTAATGTGATATGTAACCAAcgaattataactcaacatgaaacatAAACAGATAAATGATATTAATTGTGAAGCACAGGAACTCAGAAGATGAGACTGGATAAATACAAACAATCAAAACATGGAATTTATGCAATAAGTCTGTAACCATGATatggaaagaagttcattaatatgttcaaatCTCCGTGAAGAATAAAATATCAAAGAATTTCTAGTAACAAGGAAATGTATCTGTTTGAATATTGAGATCAAAGAGTTTCAGTGAATGAAGCAATGAATGATCAACGGGCTCTATCAGCTAAGAATTGTAAAGAGATTTAGTGAATTCAGTTCAAGGCTAGTCGTTTATGAAACTGATCAGTGCACTAAGTGTCAGTACATCAAAAAAGGATTAAATTaatcattcaaaagaaatcaaACTGACACAACTTATAGTGGATCAAAGAGTGGAAGGAATTGAACTATATTGAAGAAGATCATATTAATGTTCTAAGTCTTATATTTTCTCTTCTAGG from Apium graveolens cultivar Ventura chromosome 5, ASM990537v1, whole genome shotgun sequence includes the following:
- the LOC141725125 gene encoding putative inactive poly [ADP-ribose] polymerase SRO2; amino-acid sequence: MNYIEQQQEGSFTEDNYEILAAHSDASITSKPNTGTIRAGEHDVIKNCLVMGMGKLGQHVKVVAVRKKSFSGLSGQGRLQSFRVFSEAVSRKTGGNPNVKFAWYGGSKKEICDVISHGFAYVNSPANGDLYGRGVYLSPAKFPFDSVSSSDVDESGLRHILLCRVILGKMEQICAGSEQSQPSSEEFDTGVDNLDEPKKYIVWSCYMNTHILPCFLISFKAPSLTGSPRSMQGPALIPKSPYMSFPKLMSNLQTYLAPSQMVLIARCHTAFLANKFTRNQLVRTVRQIAGDNLLKAVIKSSRNKSFEAKNIGISGATATDAGS